One genomic window of Medicago truncatula cultivar Jemalong A17 chromosome 1, MtrunA17r5.0-ANR, whole genome shotgun sequence includes the following:
- the LOC25483091 gene encoding ankyrin repeat domain-containing protein 13C, giving the protein MAGINVAAFAHSPIHKAIILKDYANLKEILGGLPKLSNPYEIKTEAASIAEDEKAAAISAVVDRRDVLNGDTPLHLSVKLGDVDAAEMLMAAGANIRLKNNEGWSALRQAVINKQDKIGLIMIKYSYNEMDEKWFRRFPRYFGTMRRMRDFYMEITFHFESSVIPFISRIAPSDTYKIWKRGANMRADMTLAGFDGLRIKRSDQSVLFLGDDSDDERIHPGFMCLISHEKKEVVVPYLTRPSKPDEKEMKQYLAKKSTEAKVVRVGIDVSQALLVPQITWRRKEKKESVGPWKSKVYDMQNVVFSVKSKKVPGVQAQAKLPAKENPKKENEKLDDILTDEERKQLEAEMNFTEENYGQNKKEAKKGKKGKSSGHKEKDHHYHKGKSTKINGSNSASSSGSHKEENGESEFKRGVMPVLWLSPNFPLKIEEFLPLLDILAEKVKAVRRVRELLTTKLPKETFPVKIAIPVVSTVRVFVTFTKFEELPKVDEFESAPSSPTSADFENASEEASSSSSSSWFQWIRTPSQSNLSAAENFSKAQDLFTIPSEYKWVTIDSKIEKNKKKETKS; this is encoded by the exons ATGGCAGGCATTAATGTGGCAGCATTTGCTCATAGTCCTATACACAAAGCCATAATATTGAAGGATTATGCTAATCTTAAGGAGATACTTGGAGGGTTACCAAAACTTAGTAATCCGTATGAAATAAAAACCGAGGCTGCATCGATAGCTGAAGATGAAAAAGCGGCTGCGATTTCTGCGGTGGTAGATAGAAGAGATGTGTTAAATGGCGACACACCTCTTCACTTGTCTGTAAAACTCGGTGATGTTGACGCGGCTGAAATGCTCATGGCTGCTGGTGCCAATATTAGATTGAAAAACAATGAAGGCTGGAGTGCTCTCAGACAAGCTGTCATAAACAAACAGGATAAAATAGGATTGATTATGATCAAGTATTCTTATAACGAAATGGACGAAAAATGGTTCCGAAGGTTTCCTCGTTATTTCGGGACAATGAGAAGGATGAGAGATTTTTATATGGAGATAACATTCCATTTTGAGAGTTCTGTTATACCTTTTATCTCGAGGATTGCGCCTTCGGATACTTATAAAATTTGGAAAAGAGGTGCTAATATGAGAGCTGATATGACTTTGGCTGGTTTTGATGGTTTGAGAATCAAAAGATCTGATCAAAGTGTTCTTTTTCTTGGCGATGATTCAGATGATGAGAGAATACACCCGGGATTTATGTGTTTGATTTCAcatgagaaaaaagaagttgttgtTCCTTATTTAACTAGACCTTCAAAACCagatgaaaaagaaatgaaacaaTATTTGGCGAAAAAATCAACCGAAGCTAAAGTTGTTAGGGTTGGAATTGATGTGAGTCAAGCACTTCTTGTTCCTCAAATAACATGGaggagaaaagagaaaaaagaaagtgtagGGCCATGGAAAAGTAAGGTTTATGATATGCAAAATGTGGTTTTCTCTGTTAAGTCCAAAAAGGTTCCTGGTGTTCAAGCTCAGGCGAAGTTACCTGCCAAAGAGAATCCGAAGAAGGAGAATGAAAAGCTTGATGATATTTTGACCGATGAAGAAAGAAAGCAATTAGAAGCTGAAATGAATTTTACAGAAGAAAATTAtggtcaaaataaaaaagaggctaagaaaggaaagaaagggaAGTCTAGTGGACATAAAGAAAAGGATCATCATTATCACAAAGGGAAAAGTACCAAAATTAATGGTTCCAATTCTGCTAGCAGTAGTGGTAGTCACAAGGAGGAAAATGGTGAGAGTGAATTTAAAAGAGGGGTGATGCCGGTACTTTGGCTTTCTCCAAACTTTCCGTTAAAAATTGAAGAGTTTTTACCTTTACTCGACATTCTTGCGGAAAAAGTTAAAGCTGTTCGTCGTGTTAGAGAACTCCTTACAACAAAACTTCCAAAGGAAACTTTTCCTGTCAAG ATTGCAATCCCTGTGGTGTCAACAGTTAGAGTATTTGTTACATTTACAAAGTTTGAAGAACTACCAAAAGTAGATGAATTTGAATCAGCTCCATCAAGTCCTACTTCTGCTGACTTTGAAAATGCATCCGAAGAAGCCTCATCATCGTCGTCGTCGTCATGGTTTCAGTGGATAAGAACTCCTTCTCAGTCCAATTTATCTGCTGCTGAAAACTTCAGTAAAGCACAAGACCTATTTACAATTCCCTCTGAATATAAATGGGTTACTATTGATTCAAAGATAGAaaagaacaagaagaaggaAACAAAGTCATAA
- the LOC25483093 gene encoding probable calcium-binding protein CML27, whose translation MDDEVRKIFNKFDKNGDGRISVTELEQMLSSLGSKWTTDELKTMMEHIDKNGDGYIDLKEFADFHCNDDAAAAAGKDEELRDAFNLYDLDKDGVISPTELHIVLNKLGEKCSLGDCQRMISNVDADGDGKVNFDEFKKMMTR comes from the coding sequence ATGGACGACGAGGTTCGCAAAATCTTCAACAAGTTCGACAAGAATGGTGACGGAAGGATCTCTGTCACAGAGTTGGAACAAATGCTTTCGAGCCTTGGATCCAAATGGACAACTGATGAATTGAAAACGATGATGGAACATATTGATAAGAACGGCGACGGTTACATAGATCTCAAAGAATTCGCTGATTTCCACTGCAATGAtgatgctgctgctgctgccgGTAAGGATGAGGAGCTTCGCGATGCTTTCAACCTTTACGACCTCGACAAAGACGGTGTCATCTCTCCCACAGAACTGCATATCGTTCTTAATAAACTCGGTGAGAAGTGCTCCCTCGGTGATTGTCAGAGAATGATAAGCAACGTTGATGCCGACGGTGATGGAAAAGTTAACTTTGATGAGTTCAAGAAGATGATGACTCGCTGA